A window of Hymenobacter siberiensis genomic DNA:
CCAGCCGCAGAAATGCATTCAGCGACTTCCGCCGAAATACCTTGGGCTGGGCATCGCCCAACTCATCCAAATCCTGAAAAAAACCAAACTGGCTGGCGGCATATAAATCAAGCACATAGCCGCCAATTGCCACGCCCAGGTGCGGCCCCCGCTCATCGGTTTCAAATACGCCGAAGGGTAGGTTCTGGATTGGAAAGTCACTTTCGGGGTGAATATCAATCCAGGAGTGAAGCGAAGGTGCGTTGAGTTCGTTGGGCATACGGGGGTGGTGAGGTTGGGGGGATATGGAAGGGAGTCGAATCAAAAAACGTCATGCAGCTCGCAGCGACGCATCTTTACCGCAATAGTAGCCCAATCGAAAGGATTACTTGCTGCGGTAAAGATGCGTCGCTGCGAGCTGCATGACGATGGTCTTTTGACCTGAGGATAATGAGAAAAGCCCTACCGTGCCTCGACGGCCGTGATTTCGGGTACGGCTTTTTTCACCGTGTCTTCCAGGCCGGCGCGGGTCATTGGCGACATGGGGCAGGCCCCGCAGGCACCTTCCCATTCCAGTTGCAGCACGCCCTCGGGGGTGATGTTGGCCACGCGCACGTTGCCGCCGTCGGTGGCCAGGTAGGGGCGCAGGCTGTCCAGCGCAGCCTCTACGCGGGGCATGAGCGGATGGTCGAAAATGGGGGAGGCAGCTTGGTTTTCCACAGGTAGTTAGGGGTTCATTTGCACGACGGCCGTTTTGGGGGCCACGTTGTTGCGGATGCTCACCTGGCGGGCTACGGCCTCGGCCAGGTCG
This region includes:
- a CDS encoding NifU family protein: MPRVEAALDSLRPYLATDGGNVRVANITPEGVLQLEWEGACGACPMSPMTRAGLEDTVKKAVPEITAVEAR